The following proteins are co-located in the Lagenorhynchus albirostris chromosome 2, mLagAlb1.1, whole genome shotgun sequence genome:
- the RCC1 gene encoding regulator of chromosome condensation isoform X6 translates to MDRKMPPKRITKRRSPPEDALPKSKKVKDPGNQAVRVVASRRVPGARSCQGACGPSPPDQKARPVSHRSHNTEPGLVLTLGQGDVGQLGLGENVMERKKPALVPILEDIVQAEAGGMHTVCLSKSGQDNNGVIGLLEPMKKSMVPVQVQLSTPVVKVASGNDHLVMLTVDGDLCTLGCGEQGQLGRVPELFANRGGRQGLERLLVPKCVMLKSRGSRGHVRFQDAFCGAYFTFAISSEGHVYGFGLSNYHQLGTPGTESCFVPQNLTSFKNSTKSWVGFSGGQHHTVCMDSEGRAYSLGRAEYGRLGLGEGAEEKSVPTLISRLPAVSSVACGASVGYAVTKDGRVFAWGMGTNYQLGTGQEEDVWSPVEMTGKQLENRVVLSVSSGGQHTVLLVKDKEQS, encoded by the exons ATG GACAGGAAGATGCCACCCAAGCGTATAACTAAGAGAAGGTCACCCCCCGAAGATGCCCTCCCCAAAAGCAAGAAGGTGAAGG ACCCTGGTAACCAGGCAGTGAGGGTCGTTGCCTCCCGCCGCGTTCCAGGCGCCCGCTCCTGCCAAGGTGCCTGCGGGCCGAGCCCTCCTGACCAGAAAGCCCGACCAG TCTCACATAGGTCCCACAACACAGAACCGGGTTTGGTGCTGACGCTGGGCCAGGGCGACGTGGGCCAGCTGGGGCTGGGCGAGAATGTGATGGAGAGGAAGAAGCCAGCCCTGGTGCCCATTCTAGAGGACATCGTGCAAGCTGAGGCTGGGGGCATGCACACTGTGTGTCTAAGCAAAAGTGGCCAG GACAATAATGGTGTGATCGGGCTCTTGGAGCCCATGAAAAAGAGCATGGTGCCTGTGCAGGTGCAGCTGAGTACGCCCGTGGTGAAGGTGGCCTCAG GAAACGACCACTTGGTGATGCTGACAGTTGATGGCGACCTCTGTACTTTGGGCTGCGGGGAGCAGGGCCAACTGGGCCGCGTGCCTGAATTATTTGCTAATCGTGGTGGCCGGCAGGGCCTCG AACGACTCCTGGTCCCCAAGTGTGTGATGCTGAAATCCAGGGGAAGCCGGGGCCATGTCAGATTCCAGGATGCCTTCTGTGGTGCCTACTTCACCTTTGCCATCTCCTCTGAGGGCCATGTATATGGCTTTGGCCTCTCCAACTACCATCAGCTAG GAACCCCAGGCACAGAATCTTGCTTTGTACCTCAGAACCTGACATCCTTCAAGAACTCCACGAAGTCCTgggtgggcttctctggtggccaGCACCATACAGTCTGCATGGATTCAGAAG GAAGAGCATACAGCCTGGGCCGGGCTGAGTATGGGCGGCTGGGCCTTGGGGAAGGTGCCGAGGAGAAGAGCGTACCCACCCTCATCTCCAGGCTGCCCGCCGTCTCCTCGGTGGCTTGTGGGGCCTCTGTGGGATATGCTGTGACCAAGGATG GTCGTGTTTTTGCCTGGGGCATGGGCACCAACTACCAGCTGGGCACAGGACAGGAAGAGGATGTCTGGAGCCCCGTGGAGATGACAGGCAAACAGTTGGAGAACCGTGTGGTCTTATCTGTGTCCAGCGGGGGCCAGCACACAGTCTTACTAGTCAAGGACAAGGAACAGAGTTGA
- the RCC1 gene encoding regulator of chromosome condensation isoform X8 — protein MDRKMPPKRITKRRSPPEDALPKSKKVKVSHRSHNTEPGLVLTLGQGDVGQLGLGENVMERKKPALVPILEDIVQAEAGGMHTVCLSKSGQVYSFGCNDEGALGRDTSVEGSEMVPGKVELQEKVVQVSAGDSHTAALTEDGRVFLWGSFRDNNGVIGLLEPMKKSMVPVQVQLSTPVVKVASGNDHLVMLTVDGDLCTLGCGEQGQLGRVPELFANRGGRQGLERLLVPKCVMLKSRGSRGHVRFQDAFCGAYFTFAISSEGHVYGFGLSNYHQLGTPGTESCFVPQNLTSFKNSTKSWVGFSGGQHHTVCMDSEGRAYSLGRAEYGRLGLGEGAEEKSVPTLISRLPAVSSVACGASVGYAVTKDGRVFAWGMGTNYQLGTGQEEDVWSPVEMTGKQLENRVVLSVSSGGQHTVLLVKDKEQS, from the exons GACAGGAAGATGCCACCCAAGCGTATAACTAAGAGAAGGTCACCCCCCGAAGATGCCCTCCCCAAAAGCAAGAAGGTGAAGG TCTCACATAGGTCCCACAACACAGAACCGGGTTTGGTGCTGACGCTGGGCCAGGGCGACGTGGGCCAGCTGGGGCTGGGCGAGAATGTGATGGAGAGGAAGAAGCCAGCCCTGGTGCCCATTCTAGAGGACATCGTGCAAGCTGAGGCTGGGGGCATGCACACTGTGTGTCTAAGCAAAAGTGGCCAG GTCTACTCCTTCGGCTGCAATGATGAGGGTGCCCTGGGAAGGGACACATCAGTGGAGGGCTCAGAGATGGTCCCTGGGAAAGTGGAACTGCAAGAGAAGGTGGTACAGGTGTCAGCAGGAGACAGTCACACAGCGGCCCTCACCGAGGATGGCCGTGTCTTCCTTTGGGGCTCCTTCCGG GACAATAATGGTGTGATCGGGCTCTTGGAGCCCATGAAAAAGAGCATGGTGCCTGTGCAGGTGCAGCTGAGTACGCCCGTGGTGAAGGTGGCCTCAG GAAACGACCACTTGGTGATGCTGACAGTTGATGGCGACCTCTGTACTTTGGGCTGCGGGGAGCAGGGCCAACTGGGCCGCGTGCCTGAATTATTTGCTAATCGTGGTGGCCGGCAGGGCCTCG AACGACTCCTGGTCCCCAAGTGTGTGATGCTGAAATCCAGGGGAAGCCGGGGCCATGTCAGATTCCAGGATGCCTTCTGTGGTGCCTACTTCACCTTTGCCATCTCCTCTGAGGGCCATGTATATGGCTTTGGCCTCTCCAACTACCATCAGCTAG GAACCCCAGGCACAGAATCTTGCTTTGTACCTCAGAACCTGACATCCTTCAAGAACTCCACGAAGTCCTgggtgggcttctctggtggccaGCACCATACAGTCTGCATGGATTCAGAAG GAAGAGCATACAGCCTGGGCCGGGCTGAGTATGGGCGGCTGGGCCTTGGGGAAGGTGCCGAGGAGAAGAGCGTACCCACCCTCATCTCCAGGCTGCCCGCCGTCTCCTCGGTGGCTTGTGGGGCCTCTGTGGGATATGCTGTGACCAAGGATG GTCGTGTTTTTGCCTGGGGCATGGGCACCAACTACCAGCTGGGCACAGGACAGGAAGAGGATGTCTGGAGCCCCGTGGAGATGACAGGCAAACAGTTGGAGAACCGTGTGGTCTTATCTGTGTCCAGCGGGGGCCAGCACACAGTCTTACTAGTCAAGGACAAGGAACAGAGTTGA
- the RCC1 gene encoding regulator of chromosome condensation isoform X5, giving the protein MPPKRITKRRSPPEDALPKSKKVKDPGNQAVRVVASRRVPGARSCQGACGPSPPDQKARPVSHRSHNTEPGLVLTLGQGDVGQLGLGENVMERKKPALVPILEDIVQAEAGGMHTVCLSKSGQVYSFGCNDEGALGRDTSVEGSEMVPGKVELQEKVVQVSAGDSHTAALTEDGRVFLWGSFRDNNGVIGLLEPMKKSMVPVQVQLSTPVVKVASGNDHLVMLTVDGDLCTLGCGEQGQLGRVPELFANRGGRQGLERLLVPKCVMLKSRGSRGHVRFQDAFCGAYFTFAISSEGHVYGFGLSNYHQLGTPGTESCFVPQNLTSFKNSTKSWVGFSGGQHHTVCMDSEGRVFAWGMGTNYQLGTGQEEDVWSPVEMTGKQLENRVVLSVSSGGQHTVLLVKDKEQS; this is encoded by the exons ATGCCACCCAAGCGTATAACTAAGAGAAGGTCACCCCCCGAAGATGCCCTCCCCAAAAGCAAGAAGGTGAAGG ACCCTGGTAACCAGGCAGTGAGGGTCGTTGCCTCCCGCCGCGTTCCAGGCGCCCGCTCCTGCCAAGGTGCCTGCGGGCCGAGCCCTCCTGACCAGAAAGCCCGACCAG TCTCACATAGGTCCCACAACACAGAACCGGGTTTGGTGCTGACGCTGGGCCAGGGCGACGTGGGCCAGCTGGGGCTGGGCGAGAATGTGATGGAGAGGAAGAAGCCAGCCCTGGTGCCCATTCTAGAGGACATCGTGCAAGCTGAGGCTGGGGGCATGCACACTGTGTGTCTAAGCAAAAGTGGCCAG GTCTACTCCTTCGGCTGCAATGATGAGGGTGCCCTGGGAAGGGACACATCAGTGGAGGGCTCAGAGATGGTCCCTGGGAAAGTGGAACTGCAAGAGAAGGTGGTACAGGTGTCAGCAGGAGACAGTCACACAGCGGCCCTCACCGAGGATGGCCGTGTCTTCCTTTGGGGCTCCTTCCGG GACAATAATGGTGTGATCGGGCTCTTGGAGCCCATGAAAAAGAGCATGGTGCCTGTGCAGGTGCAGCTGAGTACGCCCGTGGTGAAGGTGGCCTCAG GAAACGACCACTTGGTGATGCTGACAGTTGATGGCGACCTCTGTACTTTGGGCTGCGGGGAGCAGGGCCAACTGGGCCGCGTGCCTGAATTATTTGCTAATCGTGGTGGCCGGCAGGGCCTCG AACGACTCCTGGTCCCCAAGTGTGTGATGCTGAAATCCAGGGGAAGCCGGGGCCATGTCAGATTCCAGGATGCCTTCTGTGGTGCCTACTTCACCTTTGCCATCTCCTCTGAGGGCCATGTATATGGCTTTGGCCTCTCCAACTACCATCAGCTAG GAACCCCAGGCACAGAATCTTGCTTTGTACCTCAGAACCTGACATCCTTCAAGAACTCCACGAAGTCCTgggtgggcttctctggtggccaGCACCATACAGTCTGCATGGATTCAGAAG GTCGTGTTTTTGCCTGGGGCATGGGCACCAACTACCAGCTGGGCACAGGACAGGAAGAGGATGTCTGGAGCCCCGTGGAGATGACAGGCAAACAGTTGGAGAACCGTGTGGTCTTATCTGTGTCCAGCGGGGGCCAGCACACAGTCTTACTAGTCAAGGACAAGGAACAGAGTTGA
- the RCC1 gene encoding regulator of chromosome condensation isoform X4 codes for MPPKRITKRRSPPEDALPKSKKVKDPGNQAVRVVASRRVPGARSCQGACGPSPPDQKARPVSHRSHNTEPGLVLTLGQGDVGQLGLGENVMERKKPALVPILEDIVQAEAGGMHTVCLSKSGQVYSFGCNDEGALGRDTSVEGSEMVPGKVELQEKVVQVSAGDSHTAALTEDGRVFLWGSFRDNNGVIGLLEPMKKSMVPVQVQLSTPVVKVASGNDHLVMLTVDGDLCTLGCGEQGQLGRVPELFANRGGRQGLERLLVPKCVMLKSRGSRGHVRFQDAFCGAYFTFAISSEGHVYGFGLSNYHQLGTPGTESCFVPQNLTSFKNSTKSWVGFSGGQHHTVCMDSEGRAYSLGRAEYGRLGLGEGAEEKSVPTLISRLPAVSSVACGASVGYAVTKDGRVFAWGMGTNYQLGTGQEEDVWSPVEMTGKQLENRVVLSVSSGGQHTVLLVKDKEQS; via the exons ATGCCACCCAAGCGTATAACTAAGAGAAGGTCACCCCCCGAAGATGCCCTCCCCAAAAGCAAGAAGGTGAAGG ACCCTGGTAACCAGGCAGTGAGGGTCGTTGCCTCCCGCCGCGTTCCAGGCGCCCGCTCCTGCCAAGGTGCCTGCGGGCCGAGCCCTCCTGACCAGAAAGCCCGACCAG TCTCACATAGGTCCCACAACACAGAACCGGGTTTGGTGCTGACGCTGGGCCAGGGCGACGTGGGCCAGCTGGGGCTGGGCGAGAATGTGATGGAGAGGAAGAAGCCAGCCCTGGTGCCCATTCTAGAGGACATCGTGCAAGCTGAGGCTGGGGGCATGCACACTGTGTGTCTAAGCAAAAGTGGCCAG GTCTACTCCTTCGGCTGCAATGATGAGGGTGCCCTGGGAAGGGACACATCAGTGGAGGGCTCAGAGATGGTCCCTGGGAAAGTGGAACTGCAAGAGAAGGTGGTACAGGTGTCAGCAGGAGACAGTCACACAGCGGCCCTCACCGAGGATGGCCGTGTCTTCCTTTGGGGCTCCTTCCGG GACAATAATGGTGTGATCGGGCTCTTGGAGCCCATGAAAAAGAGCATGGTGCCTGTGCAGGTGCAGCTGAGTACGCCCGTGGTGAAGGTGGCCTCAG GAAACGACCACTTGGTGATGCTGACAGTTGATGGCGACCTCTGTACTTTGGGCTGCGGGGAGCAGGGCCAACTGGGCCGCGTGCCTGAATTATTTGCTAATCGTGGTGGCCGGCAGGGCCTCG AACGACTCCTGGTCCCCAAGTGTGTGATGCTGAAATCCAGGGGAAGCCGGGGCCATGTCAGATTCCAGGATGCCTTCTGTGGTGCCTACTTCACCTTTGCCATCTCCTCTGAGGGCCATGTATATGGCTTTGGCCTCTCCAACTACCATCAGCTAG GAACCCCAGGCACAGAATCTTGCTTTGTACCTCAGAACCTGACATCCTTCAAGAACTCCACGAAGTCCTgggtgggcttctctggtggccaGCACCATACAGTCTGCATGGATTCAGAAG GAAGAGCATACAGCCTGGGCCGGGCTGAGTATGGGCGGCTGGGCCTTGGGGAAGGTGCCGAGGAGAAGAGCGTACCCACCCTCATCTCCAGGCTGCCCGCCGTCTCCTCGGTGGCTTGTGGGGCCTCTGTGGGATATGCTGTGACCAAGGATG GTCGTGTTTTTGCCTGGGGCATGGGCACCAACTACCAGCTGGGCACAGGACAGGAAGAGGATGTCTGGAGCCCCGTGGAGATGACAGGCAAACAGTTGGAGAACCGTGTGGTCTTATCTGTGTCCAGCGGGGGCCAGCACACAGTCTTACTAGTCAAGGACAAGGAACAGAGTTGA
- the RCC1 gene encoding regulator of chromosome condensation isoform X3: MDRKMPPKRITKRRSPPEDALPKSKKVKDPGNQAVRVVASRRVPGARSCQGACGPSPPDQKARPVSHRSHNTEPGLVLTLGQGDVGQLGLGENVMERKKPALVPILEDIVQAEAGGMHTVCLSKSGQVYSFGCNDEGALGRDTSVEGSEMVPGKVELQEKVVQVSAGDSHTAALTEDGRVFLWGSFRDNNGVIGLLEPMKKSMVPVQVQLSTPVVKVASGNDHLVMLTVDGDLCTLGCGEQGQLGRVPELFANRGGRQGLERLLVPKCVMLKSRGSRGHVRFQDAFCGAYFTFAISSEGHVYGFGLSNYHQLGTPGTESCFVPQNLTSFKNSTKSWVGFSGGQHHTVCMDSEGRAYSLGRAEYGRLGLGEGAEEKSVPTLISRLPAVSSVACGASVGYAVTKDGRVFAWGMGTNYQLGTGQEEDVWSPVEMTGKQLENRVVLSVSSGGQHTVLLVKDKEQS, from the exons GACAGGAAGATGCCACCCAAGCGTATAACTAAGAGAAGGTCACCCCCCGAAGATGCCCTCCCCAAAAGCAAGAAGGTGAAGG ACCCTGGTAACCAGGCAGTGAGGGTCGTTGCCTCCCGCCGCGTTCCAGGCGCCCGCTCCTGCCAAGGTGCCTGCGGGCCGAGCCCTCCTGACCAGAAAGCCCGACCAG TCTCACATAGGTCCCACAACACAGAACCGGGTTTGGTGCTGACGCTGGGCCAGGGCGACGTGGGCCAGCTGGGGCTGGGCGAGAATGTGATGGAGAGGAAGAAGCCAGCCCTGGTGCCCATTCTAGAGGACATCGTGCAAGCTGAGGCTGGGGGCATGCACACTGTGTGTCTAAGCAAAAGTGGCCAG GTCTACTCCTTCGGCTGCAATGATGAGGGTGCCCTGGGAAGGGACACATCAGTGGAGGGCTCAGAGATGGTCCCTGGGAAAGTGGAACTGCAAGAGAAGGTGGTACAGGTGTCAGCAGGAGACAGTCACACAGCGGCCCTCACCGAGGATGGCCGTGTCTTCCTTTGGGGCTCCTTCCGG GACAATAATGGTGTGATCGGGCTCTTGGAGCCCATGAAAAAGAGCATGGTGCCTGTGCAGGTGCAGCTGAGTACGCCCGTGGTGAAGGTGGCCTCAG GAAACGACCACTTGGTGATGCTGACAGTTGATGGCGACCTCTGTACTTTGGGCTGCGGGGAGCAGGGCCAACTGGGCCGCGTGCCTGAATTATTTGCTAATCGTGGTGGCCGGCAGGGCCTCG AACGACTCCTGGTCCCCAAGTGTGTGATGCTGAAATCCAGGGGAAGCCGGGGCCATGTCAGATTCCAGGATGCCTTCTGTGGTGCCTACTTCACCTTTGCCATCTCCTCTGAGGGCCATGTATATGGCTTTGGCCTCTCCAACTACCATCAGCTAG GAACCCCAGGCACAGAATCTTGCTTTGTACCTCAGAACCTGACATCCTTCAAGAACTCCACGAAGTCCTgggtgggcttctctggtggccaGCACCATACAGTCTGCATGGATTCAGAAG GAAGAGCATACAGCCTGGGCCGGGCTGAGTATGGGCGGCTGGGCCTTGGGGAAGGTGCCGAGGAGAAGAGCGTACCCACCCTCATCTCCAGGCTGCCCGCCGTCTCCTCGGTGGCTTGTGGGGCCTCTGTGGGATATGCTGTGACCAAGGATG GTCGTGTTTTTGCCTGGGGCATGGGCACCAACTACCAGCTGGGCACAGGACAGGAAGAGGATGTCTGGAGCCCCGTGGAGATGACAGGCAAACAGTTGGAGAACCGTGTGGTCTTATCTGTGTCCAGCGGGGGCCAGCACACAGTCTTACTAGTCAAGGACAAGGAACAGAGTTGA
- the RCC1 gene encoding regulator of chromosome condensation isoform X9 — translation MPPKRITKRRSPPEDALPKSKKVKVSHRSHNTEPGLVLTLGQGDVGQLGLGENVMERKKPALVPILEDIVQAEAGGMHTVCLSKSGQVYSFGCNDEGALGRDTSVEGSEMVPGKVELQEKVVQVSAGDSHTAALTEDGRVFLWGSFRDNNGVIGLLEPMKKSMVPVQVQLSTPVVKVASGNDHLVMLTVDGDLCTLGCGEQGQLGRVPELFANRGGRQGLERLLVPKCVMLKSRGSRGHVRFQDAFCGAYFTFAISSEGHVYGFGLSNYHQLGTPGTESCFVPQNLTSFKNSTKSWVGFSGGQHHTVCMDSEGRAYSLGRAEYGRLGLGEGAEEKSVPTLISRLPAVSSVACGASVGYAVTKDGRVFAWGMGTNYQLGTGQEEDVWSPVEMTGKQLENRVVLSVSSGGQHTVLLVKDKEQS, via the exons ATGCCACCCAAGCGTATAACTAAGAGAAGGTCACCCCCCGAAGATGCCCTCCCCAAAAGCAAGAAGGTGAAGG TCTCACATAGGTCCCACAACACAGAACCGGGTTTGGTGCTGACGCTGGGCCAGGGCGACGTGGGCCAGCTGGGGCTGGGCGAGAATGTGATGGAGAGGAAGAAGCCAGCCCTGGTGCCCATTCTAGAGGACATCGTGCAAGCTGAGGCTGGGGGCATGCACACTGTGTGTCTAAGCAAAAGTGGCCAG GTCTACTCCTTCGGCTGCAATGATGAGGGTGCCCTGGGAAGGGACACATCAGTGGAGGGCTCAGAGATGGTCCCTGGGAAAGTGGAACTGCAAGAGAAGGTGGTACAGGTGTCAGCAGGAGACAGTCACACAGCGGCCCTCACCGAGGATGGCCGTGTCTTCCTTTGGGGCTCCTTCCGG GACAATAATGGTGTGATCGGGCTCTTGGAGCCCATGAAAAAGAGCATGGTGCCTGTGCAGGTGCAGCTGAGTACGCCCGTGGTGAAGGTGGCCTCAG GAAACGACCACTTGGTGATGCTGACAGTTGATGGCGACCTCTGTACTTTGGGCTGCGGGGAGCAGGGCCAACTGGGCCGCGTGCCTGAATTATTTGCTAATCGTGGTGGCCGGCAGGGCCTCG AACGACTCCTGGTCCCCAAGTGTGTGATGCTGAAATCCAGGGGAAGCCGGGGCCATGTCAGATTCCAGGATGCCTTCTGTGGTGCCTACTTCACCTTTGCCATCTCCTCTGAGGGCCATGTATATGGCTTTGGCCTCTCCAACTACCATCAGCTAG GAACCCCAGGCACAGAATCTTGCTTTGTACCTCAGAACCTGACATCCTTCAAGAACTCCACGAAGTCCTgggtgggcttctctggtggccaGCACCATACAGTCTGCATGGATTCAGAAG GAAGAGCATACAGCCTGGGCCGGGCTGAGTATGGGCGGCTGGGCCTTGGGGAAGGTGCCGAGGAGAAGAGCGTACCCACCCTCATCTCCAGGCTGCCCGCCGTCTCCTCGGTGGCTTGTGGGGCCTCTGTGGGATATGCTGTGACCAAGGATG GTCGTGTTTTTGCCTGGGGCATGGGCACCAACTACCAGCTGGGCACAGGACAGGAAGAGGATGTCTGGAGCCCCGTGGAGATGACAGGCAAACAGTTGGAGAACCGTGTGGTCTTATCTGTGTCCAGCGGGGGCCAGCACACAGTCTTACTAGTCAAGGACAAGGAACAGAGTTGA
- the RCC1 gene encoding regulator of chromosome condensation isoform X1 — protein sequence MPPKRITKRRSPPEDALPKSKKVKDPGNQAVRVVASRRVPGARSCQVSHRSHNTEPGLVLTLGQGDVGQLGLGENVMERKKPALVPILEDIVQAEAGGMHTVCLSKSGQVYSFGCNDEGALGRDTSVEGSEMVPGKVELQEKVVQVSAGDSHTAALTEDGRVFLWGSFRDNNGVIGLLEPMKKSMVPVQVQLSTPVVKVASGNDHLVMLTVDGDLCTLGCGEQGQLGRVPELFANRGGRQGLERLLVPKCVMLKSRGSRGHVRFQDAFCGAYFTFAISSEGHVYGFGLSNYHQLGTPGTESCFVPQNLTSFKNSTKSWVGFSGGQHHTVCMDSEGRAYSLGRAEYGRLGLGEGAEEKSVPTLISRLPAVSSVACGASVGYAVTKDGRVFAWGMGTNYQLGTGQEEDVWSPVEMTGKQLENRVVLSVSSGGQHTVLLVKDKEQS from the exons ATGCCACCCAAGCGTATAACTAAGAGAAGGTCACCCCCCGAAGATGCCCTCCCCAAAAGCAAGAAGGTGAAGG ACCCTGGTAACCAGGCAGTGAGGGTCGTTGCCTCCCGCCGCGTTCCAGGCGCCCGCTCCTGCCAAG TCTCACATAGGTCCCACAACACAGAACCGGGTTTGGTGCTGACGCTGGGCCAGGGCGACGTGGGCCAGCTGGGGCTGGGCGAGAATGTGATGGAGAGGAAGAAGCCAGCCCTGGTGCCCATTCTAGAGGACATCGTGCAAGCTGAGGCTGGGGGCATGCACACTGTGTGTCTAAGCAAAAGTGGCCAG GTCTACTCCTTCGGCTGCAATGATGAGGGTGCCCTGGGAAGGGACACATCAGTGGAGGGCTCAGAGATGGTCCCTGGGAAAGTGGAACTGCAAGAGAAGGTGGTACAGGTGTCAGCAGGAGACAGTCACACAGCGGCCCTCACCGAGGATGGCCGTGTCTTCCTTTGGGGCTCCTTCCGG GACAATAATGGTGTGATCGGGCTCTTGGAGCCCATGAAAAAGAGCATGGTGCCTGTGCAGGTGCAGCTGAGTACGCCCGTGGTGAAGGTGGCCTCAG GAAACGACCACTTGGTGATGCTGACAGTTGATGGCGACCTCTGTACTTTGGGCTGCGGGGAGCAGGGCCAACTGGGCCGCGTGCCTGAATTATTTGCTAATCGTGGTGGCCGGCAGGGCCTCG AACGACTCCTGGTCCCCAAGTGTGTGATGCTGAAATCCAGGGGAAGCCGGGGCCATGTCAGATTCCAGGATGCCTTCTGTGGTGCCTACTTCACCTTTGCCATCTCCTCTGAGGGCCATGTATATGGCTTTGGCCTCTCCAACTACCATCAGCTAG GAACCCCAGGCACAGAATCTTGCTTTGTACCTCAGAACCTGACATCCTTCAAGAACTCCACGAAGTCCTgggtgggcttctctggtggccaGCACCATACAGTCTGCATGGATTCAGAAG GAAGAGCATACAGCCTGGGCCGGGCTGAGTATGGGCGGCTGGGCCTTGGGGAAGGTGCCGAGGAGAAGAGCGTACCCACCCTCATCTCCAGGCTGCCCGCCGTCTCCTCGGTGGCTTGTGGGGCCTCTGTGGGATATGCTGTGACCAAGGATG GTCGTGTTTTTGCCTGGGGCATGGGCACCAACTACCAGCTGGGCACAGGACAGGAAGAGGATGTCTGGAGCCCCGTGGAGATGACAGGCAAACAGTTGGAGAACCGTGTGGTCTTATCTGTGTCCAGCGGGGGCCAGCACACAGTCTTACTAGTCAAGGACAAGGAACAGAGTTGA
- the RCC1 gene encoding regulator of chromosome condensation isoform X7: MVDRQDRKMPPKRITKRRSPPEDALPKSKKVKVSHRSHNTEPGLVLTLGQGDVGQLGLGENVMERKKPALVPILEDIVQAEAGGMHTVCLSKSGQVYSFGCNDEGALGRDTSVEGSEMVPGKVELQEKVVQVSAGDSHTAALTEDGRVFLWGSFRDNNGVIGLLEPMKKSMVPVQVQLSTPVVKVASGNDHLVMLTVDGDLCTLGCGEQGQLGRVPELFANRGGRQGLERLLVPKCVMLKSRGSRGHVRFQDAFCGAYFTFAISSEGHVYGFGLSNYHQLGTPGTESCFVPQNLTSFKNSTKSWVGFSGGQHHTVCMDSEGRAYSLGRAEYGRLGLGEGAEEKSVPTLISRLPAVSSVACGASVGYAVTKDGRVFAWGMGTNYQLGTGQEEDVWSPVEMTGKQLENRVVLSVSSGGQHTVLLVKDKEQS; encoded by the exons ATGGTGGATAGACAG GACAGGAAGATGCCACCCAAGCGTATAACTAAGAGAAGGTCACCCCCCGAAGATGCCCTCCCCAAAAGCAAGAAGGTGAAGG TCTCACATAGGTCCCACAACACAGAACCGGGTTTGGTGCTGACGCTGGGCCAGGGCGACGTGGGCCAGCTGGGGCTGGGCGAGAATGTGATGGAGAGGAAGAAGCCAGCCCTGGTGCCCATTCTAGAGGACATCGTGCAAGCTGAGGCTGGGGGCATGCACACTGTGTGTCTAAGCAAAAGTGGCCAG GTCTACTCCTTCGGCTGCAATGATGAGGGTGCCCTGGGAAGGGACACATCAGTGGAGGGCTCAGAGATGGTCCCTGGGAAAGTGGAACTGCAAGAGAAGGTGGTACAGGTGTCAGCAGGAGACAGTCACACAGCGGCCCTCACCGAGGATGGCCGTGTCTTCCTTTGGGGCTCCTTCCGG GACAATAATGGTGTGATCGGGCTCTTGGAGCCCATGAAAAAGAGCATGGTGCCTGTGCAGGTGCAGCTGAGTACGCCCGTGGTGAAGGTGGCCTCAG GAAACGACCACTTGGTGATGCTGACAGTTGATGGCGACCTCTGTACTTTGGGCTGCGGGGAGCAGGGCCAACTGGGCCGCGTGCCTGAATTATTTGCTAATCGTGGTGGCCGGCAGGGCCTCG AACGACTCCTGGTCCCCAAGTGTGTGATGCTGAAATCCAGGGGAAGCCGGGGCCATGTCAGATTCCAGGATGCCTTCTGTGGTGCCTACTTCACCTTTGCCATCTCCTCTGAGGGCCATGTATATGGCTTTGGCCTCTCCAACTACCATCAGCTAG GAACCCCAGGCACAGAATCTTGCTTTGTACCTCAGAACCTGACATCCTTCAAGAACTCCACGAAGTCCTgggtgggcttctctggtggccaGCACCATACAGTCTGCATGGATTCAGAAG GAAGAGCATACAGCCTGGGCCGGGCTGAGTATGGGCGGCTGGGCCTTGGGGAAGGTGCCGAGGAGAAGAGCGTACCCACCCTCATCTCCAGGCTGCCCGCCGTCTCCTCGGTGGCTTGTGGGGCCTCTGTGGGATATGCTGTGACCAAGGATG GTCGTGTTTTTGCCTGGGGCATGGGCACCAACTACCAGCTGGGCACAGGACAGGAAGAGGATGTCTGGAGCCCCGTGGAGATGACAGGCAAACAGTTGGAGAACCGTGTGGTCTTATCTGTGTCCAGCGGGGGCCAGCACACAGTCTTACTAGTCAAGGACAAGGAACAGAGTTGA